A DNA window from Enterobacter asburiae contains the following coding sequences:
- a CDS encoding MBL fold metallo-hydrolase → MLTVKKLALSTLISSSLLFYPALQAAAETPQHVVKQPAGGYSVQVGDVLVTSFTDGTVAQDLHKLLRRTTPQKIDALLAKNFQTNPPEVSINAFLIAMPGHKILVDTGSGQLFGPGNGGRLIESLATQGIKPEDITEVLLTHAHSDHAGGLVKDGKVVFSNARVFVGKPDVDFFFNDENQKKTGYGKNYFDVAQKTLKPYLDAGKVVPFSGTSEILPGLTGTVHPGHTPGSAFYTLTSKGEKITFVGDIIHAAAVQFPQPDVTITYDEDQNKAASVREHAFADFVKNKDLVAAPHLPFPGIGYVTKGENGGYAWVPVTYTNRDAGSAK, encoded by the coding sequence ATGCTTACCGTGAAAAAACTTGCTCTTTCTACGCTGATTTCCAGTTCATTGCTTTTCTACCCTGCGCTGCAGGCGGCGGCAGAGACGCCCCAGCACGTCGTTAAACAACCGGCGGGCGGATACAGCGTTCAGGTCGGCGACGTTCTGGTCACCTCGTTTACCGACGGGACCGTCGCGCAGGATCTGCACAAGCTGCTGCGCCGGACAACGCCGCAAAAAATTGATGCGCTGCTCGCGAAAAATTTCCAGACCAACCCGCCTGAAGTGTCCATCAACGCGTTCCTGATTGCGATGCCCGGACATAAAATTCTGGTGGATACGGGCTCAGGACAGCTCTTTGGCCCCGGCAACGGCGGACGTCTGATTGAGAGCCTCGCCACCCAGGGGATTAAACCCGAGGACATTACTGAAGTCCTGCTGACCCACGCCCACTCCGATCACGCGGGCGGCCTGGTGAAAGACGGCAAGGTGGTGTTCAGCAACGCGCGCGTTTTCGTTGGCAAACCGGACGTCGACTTTTTCTTTAACGACGAGAATCAGAAAAAAACCGGCTACGGCAAGAACTACTTTGACGTCGCGCAGAAGACCTTAAAACCCTATCTTGACGCCGGTAAAGTGGTGCCGTTTAGCGGCACATCTGAGATTCTCCCGGGGCTGACCGGCACGGTTCATCCCGGCCATACGCCGGGTTCAGCCTTCTACACGCTGACAAGCAAAGGCGAGAAGATCACCTTTGTCGGCGACATCATTCATGCCGCGGCGGTTCAGTTCCCGCAGCCTGACGTGACCATTACCTACGATGAAGATCAGAACAAAGCGGCAAGCGTGCGCGAACACGCGTTTGCGGACTTTGTGAAAAATAAAGACCTGGTCGCCGCGCCCCATCTGCCGTTCCCGGGTATCGGGTATGTCACCAAAGGCGAAAACGGCGGCTATGCCTGGGTCCCTGTGACCTATACCAACCGGGACGCCGGCAGCGCGAAATAA